One genomic segment of Virgibacillus doumboii includes these proteins:
- a CDS encoding ComE operon protein 2 — MERISWDQYYMAQSHLLALRSTCTRLMVGATIVREKRIIAGGYNGSVSGSVHCIDEGCYVIDGHCVRTIHAEANALLQCAKFGVPTEGAEIYVTHFPCLQCCKQIIQSGIKAVYYAEDYKNHPYAIELFEDAGVKTKKVELTYLAVDTNHQEKEKYINHLLSELHTHAGKEKFDALEAEAKQLFNL; from the coding sequence ATGGAACGGATTTCCTGGGATCAGTATTATATGGCACAAAGCCATTTGTTGGCACTTAGAAGCACATGCACAAGGCTTATGGTTGGAGCAACAATTGTCCGTGAAAAGCGAATTATAGCCGGGGGATATAATGGAAGTGTATCCGGGAGCGTGCATTGTATTGATGAAGGCTGTTATGTTATCGATGGTCACTGTGTACGTACAATCCATGCTGAAGCAAATGCATTATTACAATGTGCGAAATTCGGGGTTCCGACAGAGGGAGCCGAAATTTATGTAACACATTTCCCATGTTTGCAATGCTGCAAGCAAATTATCCAAAGTGGAATAAAAGCTGTATATTACGCTGAAGATTATAAAAATCATCCGTACGCCATTGAGTTATTTGAGGATGCTGGGGTTAAAACGAAAAAAGTGGAGTTGACCTACTTGGCAGTGGATACAAATCATCAGGAAAAAGAAAAATATATCAACCATTTGCTTAGTGAACTTCACACGCATGCAGGTAAAGAGAAATTCGACGCCCTGGAGGCTGAAGCAAAGCAGTTATTTAATTTATAA